In Longimicrobium sp., the following proteins share a genomic window:
- a CDS encoding SMP-30/gluconolactonase/LRE family protein gives AQETAPDTATAASDSTWREHYEAGEAARRTGDWGTWRYALVRVREQIGYHPSIVLNLARADARLGRTEDAVEWLRAYAATGLTGDVAADSALESIRSAPGWAAIAERIAANARPVGAAQVAFTLPDSAFLPEGVAFDPRTGRFFLSSLRHGGIAAYSPAGGWTEFVPPRRDGQWSMLAIAADTLTRTLWAATAASPLFAGYQAADSGRSALLAYDMDTGALRRRYEPQGDERHTLGDMAVAPDGTVYVSDADEGVVYRLERGGEEMEPFAAEGLVSPQGIAVAADGRRLYVADYVRGIAIVDRQSSEVEWVQAADSIAISGIDGLVRAGRGLVALQNGVTPKRVVYLELDSAGKAVTGWRALESGTPLLTQPTHAVVVGGELFFIPDSGWERIGDDGAVKPGMVLEPAHLMRMPLP, from the coding sequence CGCGCAGGAAACCGCCCCGGACACCGCAACCGCCGCATCCGACAGCACCTGGCGCGAGCACTACGAGGCGGGCGAAGCGGCCCGCCGCACGGGCGACTGGGGCACGTGGCGCTACGCCCTGGTGCGCGTGCGCGAGCAGATCGGCTATCACCCATCCATCGTGCTGAACCTGGCCCGTGCCGACGCGCGCCTGGGGCGGACGGAAGACGCCGTCGAGTGGCTGCGCGCGTACGCCGCCACGGGGCTGACCGGCGACGTCGCGGCGGACTCGGCGCTGGAATCCATCCGCTCGGCGCCGGGGTGGGCGGCCATCGCCGAACGGATCGCCGCCAACGCGCGGCCGGTGGGCGCGGCCCAGGTGGCGTTCACGCTGCCCGATTCCGCCTTCCTTCCCGAGGGCGTGGCGTTCGATCCGCGCACGGGGCGCTTCTTCCTGTCCAGCCTGCGCCACGGCGGCATCGCCGCGTACTCGCCGGCGGGCGGATGGACGGAGTTCGTCCCCCCGCGCCGCGACGGGCAGTGGTCCATGCTGGCCATCGCCGCCGACACCCTGACGCGAACCCTGTGGGCCGCTACGGCCGCGTCACCCCTCTTCGCGGGTTACCAGGCGGCGGATTCCGGACGCTCGGCCCTGCTGGCGTACGACATGGACACTGGCGCCCTCCGCCGCCGCTACGAGCCGCAGGGGGACGAGCGCCACACGCTGGGCGACATGGCCGTGGCGCCGGATGGCACCGTGTACGTGTCGGATGCGGACGAGGGCGTGGTCTATCGGCTGGAGCGTGGCGGGGAAGAGATGGAGCCGTTCGCGGCGGAGGGGCTGGTGTCGCCGCAGGGGATCGCGGTGGCGGCGGATGGGCGGCGGCTGTACGTGGCGGATTACGTACGCGGCATCGCCATCGTCGATCGTCAAAGCAGCGAGGTGGAGTGGGTGCAGGCCGCGGATTCCATCGCAATCTCCGGCATCGACGGCCTGGTGCGGGCCGGCCGCGGGCTGGTCGCGCTGCAGAACGGGGTTACGCCCAAGCGGGTGGTCTACCTGGAACTGGATTCGGCCGGAAAAGCGGTGACGGGCTGGCGCGCGCTGGAATCGGGCACGCCCCTGCTCACGCAGCCGACGCACGCGGTGGTGGTCGGGGGCGAGTTGTTCTTCATCCCCGACAGTGGCTGGGAGCGCATCGGCGACGACGGCGCGGTGAAGCCCGGGATGGTGCTGGAGCCCGCGCATCTGATGCGGATGCCGCTGCCGTAG
- a CDS encoding SRPBCC family protein, translating to MITIHVSLEIDAPPDRVFDLARSIDFHSVSLAHTGEKAVAGRTSGLIELGQSVTWRARHFGVRQHLTSRISAFDRPRYFQDTMVRGAFASMVHDHHIDAAPDGGTMLRDELRFAAPLGILGRIAERLVLRRYMTRFLHTRNAVLKRVAESDEWRQFLEGAPGAPQG from the coding sequence GTGATCACGATTCACGTCTCCCTTGAGATCGATGCGCCGCCCGACCGCGTGTTCGACCTGGCGCGCAGCATCGACTTCCACAGCGTCTCTCTCGCGCACACGGGTGAGAAGGCGGTGGCGGGGCGGACGTCGGGGCTGATCGAGCTGGGGCAGTCCGTGACGTGGCGCGCGCGGCACTTCGGCGTGCGGCAGCACCTGACGAGCCGCATCAGCGCGTTCGACCGGCCGCGCTACTTTCAGGATACGATGGTGCGCGGGGCGTTCGCGTCGATGGTGCACGACCACCACATCGATGCCGCGCCGGATGGCGGGACCATGCTGCGGGACGAGCTCCGGTTCGCCGCTCCGCTCGGCATCCTGGGCCGAATCGCCGAGCGCCTGGTGCTGCGGCGCTACATGACGCGGTTCCTCCACACCCGCAACGCCGTCCTGAAGCGCGTCGCCGAGTCCGACGAGTGGAGGCAGTTCCTGGAGGGGGCTCCGGGCGCGCCACAAGGCTGA